A genomic window from Gossypium hirsutum isolate 1008001.06 chromosome D10, Gossypium_hirsutum_v2.1, whole genome shotgun sequence includes:
- the LOC107916288 gene encoding phenylalanine N-monooxygenase CYP79D16 isoform X2 produces MELVLATVDNPANAAEWAMAEMLNNPEILRKATDEIDSVVGKSRLVEETDIPKLNYIKCCAREAFRLHPSAPFNVPHVSNADTTVAGYFIPKGSRVLISRRGLDPKVWEEPLEFKPERHLNDEWGSGRVELTENELRFISFGTGRRGCIGVGLGSAVTMMLFARLIQGFTWEMPPNVTKIDLSESEDDTLLAKPLHALAKPRLSPALYTQL; encoded by the exons ATG GAATTAGTGCTTGCAACAGTAGATAATCCAGCAAATGCAGCAGAATGGGCAATGGCTGAGATGCTGAACAACCCTGAAATTCTTCGAAAAGCAACTGACGAAATAGACAGTGTTGTCGGAAAGAGTAGACTGGTTGAAGAGACTGACATTCCAAAACTCAACTATATTAAATGCTGTGCAAGGGAAGCCTTTCGACTTCACCCCAGTGCACCTTTCAACGTTCCCCATGTCTCCAACGCCGACACCACTGTCGCTGGCTACTTCATCCCTAAAGGCAGTCGTGTCTTGATCAGCCGCCGAGGCTTGGACCCGAAAGTTTGGGAGGAGCCATTGGAGTTCAAGCCCGAGAGACATTTGAATGATGAGTGGGGCAGTGGCAGAGTTGAACTAACAGAGAATGAACTGAGGTTCATTTCGTTTGGGACCGGAAGGCGAGGGTGCATAGGGGTGGGACTTGGGTCCGCAGTGACGATGATGCTGTTTGCGAGGCTGATTCAAGGTTTTACGTGGGAGATGCCGCCCAATGTAACCAAAATTGACCTCTCTGAATCCGAAGATGATACGTTGTTGGCCAAACCATTGCATGCACTTGCTAAACCTCGCTTGTCTCCTGCCTTGTATACTCAGCTTTAG